In the Candidatus Eisenbacteria bacterium genome, one interval contains:
- the tsf gene encoding translation elongation factor Ts has product MTITASLVKELRDRTGAGMMECKKALAEAKGDIESAIDVLRKSGMARASSKSGRAAREGIVHAYIHPGDQVGVLIEVDCETDFVARTDDFRTLVRHLAMQVAATNAQAVDRSGVDPALLERERAILMEQARSSGKPDAILQKIVDGKIEKFLEEICLLEQPYIRDPDRKVKDLIDEAIAKLGENIVLRRFAKFRIGDA; this is encoded by the coding sequence ATGACGATCACCGCCTCGCTCGTCAAGGAGCTGCGCGACCGGACCGGCGCGGGGATGATGGAGTGCAAGAAGGCCCTGGCGGAGGCCAAGGGCGACATCGAGTCCGCGATCGACGTTCTTCGAAAGAGCGGGATGGCGCGAGCTTCGTCGAAATCGGGACGCGCGGCCCGCGAGGGAATCGTCCACGCCTACATCCACCCCGGGGATCAGGTCGGGGTTCTGATCGAGGTCGACTGCGAGACCGACTTCGTGGCGCGGACCGACGATTTCCGGACTCTCGTGCGCCATCTGGCCATGCAGGTCGCCGCGACAAACGCCCAGGCGGTGGATCGCTCGGGCGTGGATCCGGCGCTGCTCGAGCGGGAGCGCGCGATTCTGATGGAGCAGGCGCGGTCGTCCGGCAAGCCCGACGCCATCTTGCAGAAGATCGTGGACGGGAAGATCGAGAAGTTTCTGGAGGAGATCTGCCTCCTCGAGCAGCCGTACATCCGTGACCCCGACCGGAAGGTGAAGGACCTGATCGACGAGGCGATCGCGAAGCTGGGCGAGAACATCGTCCTGCGCCGCTTCGCGAAATTCCGGATCGGGGACGCCTGA
- the rpsB gene encoding 30S ribosomal protein S2: MADIGMKELLEAGVHFGHQTRRWNPKMKKFIFIERNGIYIIDLQKTLKALHDARILLEGIAKRNGTVLFVGTKRQAKDSIMEESTRCGMPYVNERWLGGMLTNFKTIKSNIRRFKEIEKMDADGTLEKLSKKEQAQIGKERTRLEKIFTGIKEMAALPAAVFVIDTKKERIAVAEANRLAIPVIGVVDTNCDPDVIDFPLPGNDDAIRAIRVFARFVSDTLLTSRQEAQEGADLAAEAAAAGAAAPPEANAVASA, translated from the coding sequence TTGGCTGACATCGGCATGAAGGAGCTGCTCGAAGCGGGAGTCCACTTCGGGCACCAGACCCGCCGCTGGAACCCCAAGATGAAGAAGTTCATCTTCATCGAGCGGAACGGGATCTACATCATCGATCTGCAGAAGACGCTCAAAGCGCTCCACGACGCGCGCATTCTCCTCGAGGGCATCGCGAAGCGGAACGGCACCGTCCTCTTCGTTGGAACGAAGAGGCAGGCGAAGGATTCCATCATGGAGGAATCGACTCGCTGCGGCATGCCGTACGTGAACGAGCGGTGGCTCGGCGGGATGCTCACCAACTTCAAGACCATCAAGTCGAACATCCGCCGCTTCAAGGAAATCGAGAAGATGGACGCCGACGGGACGCTGGAGAAGCTCTCGAAGAAGGAGCAGGCCCAGATCGGCAAGGAGCGGACGCGTCTCGAGAAGATCTTCACGGGCATCAAGGAGATGGCGGCGCTCCCGGCCGCCGTCTTCGTGATCGACACCAAGAAGGAGCGAATCGCCGTGGCCGAGGCGAACCGCCTCGCGATTCCGGTCATCGGGGTCGTCGATACGAACTGCGATCCCGACGTCATCGACTTCCCGCTGCCGGGGAACGACGACGCCATTCGCGCGATCCGCGTTTTCGCTCGTTTCGTCAGCGATACGCTCCTCACCTCGCGGCAGGAAGCACAGGAGGGTGCGGACCTGGCGGCCGAAGCGGCCGCGGCGGGAGCCGCCGCGCCGCCGGAAGCGAACGCGGTCGCGAGCGCCTGA